One window of the Candidatus Zixiibacteriota bacterium genome contains the following:
- a CDS encoding exported hypothetical protein (Evidence 5 : Unknown function): MRLSRIYKISVVINVLAMSLLGAGCNGSDTRKSHDNGKEQITNMEDLYPVIFGDPARTSFIDARSSSKGEVGWEIPLNDKASPPFGPRAILVSGRQLFVYSDSMLSSFNTEGKLIWSRPIRPESPVGIAGGNIYFRKKDKIDLIQGVTLAGQDLPGTYWLLESDISCRPIYFQPLDSDFLSVSLCIGPPEGQPPVSIPYRKKYETESYLWSDQVNGTPPLAPLYIISLNRFILFAQEEVVVYNAAKTDWQADIFGRFKYPFEKIIQAGADKNGTIYLIGVAEGKINLVTMSSQGEEMWRWIGGSPDSYPSAQPPIIGIDGLVHLPFGRTLNSIKNGSVVREFSIEKKLITYCTALADGSILIVAEDELHRVDGEGKQIYGLAFEHRLLTPPVIDQNGNVYVATADSLIRIE, from the coding sequence TTGAGACTTTCAAGGATTTATAAAATAAGCGTCGTTATCAATGTGCTGGCGATGTCATTATTGGGAGCCGGATGCAACGGCAGTGACACGAGAAAGAGCCATGATAACGGAAAGGAACAGATAACAAATATGGAAGATTTATACCCTGTAATATTCGGTGACCCCGCCCGAACCTCATTCATCGATGCCAGATCATCCAGCAAAGGCGAGGTCGGCTGGGAGATTCCCCTTAACGATAAGGCTTCGCCGCCTTTTGGTCCCCGGGCCATTCTGGTCTCGGGAAGGCAACTTTTCGTCTATTCTGATTCGATGCTAAGTTCTTTTAATACCGAGGGGAAGTTGATCTGGTCGCGCCCCATCAGGCCGGAGTCCCCGGTCGGCATTGCCGGCGGCAATATATATTTTCGCAAGAAAGACAAAATCGACTTAATCCAGGGCGTGACTTTAGCCGGTCAGGATTTGCCCGGTACATATTGGCTCCTGGAATCGGATATTTCCTGTCGCCCCATTTACTTCCAGCCCCTGGATAGTGATTTTCTATCCGTTTCATTGTGTATCGGCCCACCAGAAGGACAGCCGCCGGTCTCTATTCCGTATCGAAAAAAATATGAAACCGAATCGTACCTCTGGTCGGATCAGGTTAATGGCACGCCGCCGCTCGCGCCGTTGTACATTATTTCTCTGAATAGATTCATTCTATTTGCGCAGGAGGAAGTAGTCGTCTATAACGCCGCCAAGACCGACTGGCAGGCCGACATATTCGGCCGTTTTAAATATCCTTTTGAAAAAATAATTCAGGCCGGCGCCGATAAAAACGGTACCATTTATCTGATTGGGGTAGCCGAGGGGAAAATTAATCTGGTTACCATGTCATCGCAGGGCGAAGAAATGTGGCGCTGGATCGGTGGTTCGCCGGATAGCTATCCGAGCGCCCAGCCCCCCATAATTGGTATTGACGGTTTGGTTCATCTCCCCTTCGGGCGTACTCTGAATTCCATTAAAAATGGCTCAGTGGTTCGCGAATTCTCCATAGAGAAAAAATTAATCACGTATTGCACGGCATTGGCCGACGGATCGATTCTTATCGTTGCCGAAGATGAACTTCACCGGGTCGATGGCGAAGGAAAACAAATTTATGGATTGGCATTTGAGCACCGTCTATTGACCCCGCCGGTCATCGATCAAAACGGAAATGTATATGTTGCCACGGCCGATTCTCTCATACGGATTGAATAG